Proteins from one Planctomyces sp. SH-PL62 genomic window:
- a CDS encoding SMI1/KNR4 family protein has translation MPSQLEELVDCWMAWGGIDPETRPDPEVLAAGFGDGAVRPGASPGAIAGWENRHGFRLPPGLRAWLLLSDGLHRDAPLIHPISAIGPMILFGRMDDLLIQPESWFELGNPNIETVCIDLAYRWPGGGCPIFVSGDEEADAKPRIIARSFEEWFLRLLGEGGREYWTGPDFQSLGTPWEAHRRYTPPPDLPERIRPFAAEVRPLVGSGVDEREIAVRTGLTHDEVEAIIRHLQHVPPKLASP, from the coding sequence ATGCCGAGCCAGCTCGAGGAGCTGGTGGATTGCTGGATGGCCTGGGGCGGGATCGACCCCGAAACGAGGCCCGACCCCGAGGTCCTGGCCGCCGGGTTCGGCGACGGCGCGGTCCGCCCCGGCGCGTCTCCGGGTGCGATCGCAGGGTGGGAGAACCGCCACGGTTTCCGCCTCCCCCCCGGCCTCCGCGCCTGGCTGCTCCTCTCCGACGGGCTCCATCGCGACGCCCCGCTGATCCACCCCATCTCGGCCATCGGCCCGATGATCCTCTTCGGCCGGATGGACGACCTGCTCATCCAGCCGGAGAGCTGGTTCGAGCTGGGCAACCCGAACATCGAGACGGTCTGCATCGACCTGGCCTACCGCTGGCCCGGCGGCGGCTGCCCGATCTTCGTCTCCGGCGACGAGGAGGCCGACGCCAAGCCGCGAATCATCGCGCGGAGCTTCGAGGAATGGTTCCTCAGGCTTTTGGGCGAAGGCGGTCGCGAATACTGGACCGGCCCGGATTTCCAGAGCCTCGGAACCCCCTGGGAAGCCCACCGCCGATACACGCCGCCGCCGGATCTCCCCGAGCGGATCCGCCCCTTCGCCGCCGAGGTCCGGCCGCTCGTCGGCTCGGGAGTCGACGAGCGCGAGATCGCCGTGAGGACCGGCCTGACCCACGACGAGGTCGAGGCGATCATCCGGCACCTCCAGCACGTGCCGCCCAAACTGGCGTCCCCCTGA
- the hpnR gene encoding hopanoid C-3 methylase HpnR, with amino-acid sequence MKILAVHPSSLMYTKVFLRLEPLGIETIAAELRRAGHDVRLIDLQVDDHAAYFRELDSWRPDAVAFSLNYLANVPEVVDLAKATRDRLPDAFIFAGGHSASFVAHDVLRHADGAIDCVLKGEGEASVARLLEAAADRDPTSLLEVPGVVAPAGSGPTPAFVHDLDDLTPARDLLRRRRKYFIGVLDPCASIEFSRGCPWDCSFCSAWTFYGRSYRVKSAEASVDEVASIREPGIFIVDDVAFIQAEHGMAIGEGIARRGIRKQYYLETRGDVLLRNKDVFRFWKTIGLQYMFLGVEAIDEEGLKRFRKRVTLSKSFEALEFARSLGIMVAINLIADPSWDRKQFEVIRQWCLEIPEIVNISVNTPYPGTESWVTESRRLITQDYRLFDIQHAVLPTKMPIEEFYAELVKTQQVLNRKHLGWKAFVALGGILADNLRRGQTNTLKMLWKFNSVFDPKLQLADHKQPVRYPMSPPPAHREVVDPHTLYIHPSPGRRGRTIDAETEAFVDQTRLGGKPST; translated from the coding sequence ATGAAGATACTGGCCGTCCACCCCAGCTCCCTGATGTACACGAAGGTCTTTCTCAGGCTGGAGCCGCTGGGGATCGAGACCATCGCGGCCGAGTTGCGCCGGGCCGGCCACGACGTGCGGTTGATCGACCTGCAGGTCGACGACCACGCCGCCTATTTCCGCGAGCTCGACTCCTGGCGGCCCGACGCGGTCGCCTTCTCGCTCAACTACCTGGCGAACGTTCCGGAGGTGGTCGACCTGGCGAAGGCGACCCGCGACCGGCTCCCGGACGCGTTCATCTTCGCCGGCGGCCATAGCGCGTCGTTCGTGGCCCATGACGTGCTGCGGCACGCCGACGGCGCGATCGACTGCGTGCTGAAGGGGGAGGGGGAGGCCTCCGTGGCCAGGCTGCTGGAGGCCGCCGCCGACCGCGACCCGACGAGCCTGCTGGAAGTCCCCGGGGTGGTCGCCCCCGCCGGATCGGGGCCCACGCCGGCCTTCGTGCACGACCTGGACGACTTGACCCCCGCGCGGGACCTGCTCCGCCGCCGCCGCAAGTATTTCATCGGGGTCCTGGACCCTTGCGCGTCGATCGAGTTCAGCCGCGGCTGCCCCTGGGACTGCTCGTTCTGCAGCGCCTGGACGTTCTACGGGCGGAGCTACCGCGTGAAGTCGGCCGAGGCGTCGGTCGACGAGGTGGCCTCGATCCGCGAGCCGGGGATCTTCATCGTCGACGACGTGGCGTTCATCCAGGCCGAGCACGGCATGGCGATCGGCGAGGGGATCGCCCGCCGGGGAATCCGCAAGCAGTACTACCTGGAGACGCGGGGCGACGTCCTCCTGCGCAACAAGGACGTCTTCCGGTTCTGGAAGACGATCGGCCTTCAATATATGTTCCTGGGCGTCGAGGCGATCGACGAGGAGGGGCTCAAGCGATTCCGCAAGCGGGTGACGCTCTCCAAGAGCTTCGAGGCGCTGGAGTTCGCGAGGTCGCTGGGGATCATGGTGGCGATCAACCTCATCGCCGACCCGTCCTGGGACCGGAAGCAGTTCGAGGTCATCCGGCAGTGGTGCCTGGAGATCCCCGAAATCGTCAACATCAGCGTCAACACCCCCTATCCGGGCACCGAGAGCTGGGTCACCGAATCGCGCCGGCTGATCACGCAGGACTACCGCCTGTTCGACATCCAGCACGCGGTGCTCCCCACCAAGATGCCGATCGAGGAGTTCTACGCCGAGCTGGTCAAGACGCAGCAGGTGCTCAATCGCAAGCACCTCGGCTGGAAGGCCTTCGTGGCGCTGGGCGGCATCCTGGCCGACAACCTCCGCCGGGGTCAGACCAACACGCTCAAGATGCTCTGGAAATTCAACAGCGTCTTCGATCCGAAGCTCCAGCTCGCCGACCACAAGCAGCCGGTGCGCTACCCGATGTCCCCCCCGCCGGCTCATCGCGAGGTCGTGGACCCGCACACGCTGTACATCCACCCGTCGCCGGGCCGCCGCGGCCGCACGATCGACGCCGAGACCGAGGCGTTCGTCGATCAGACCCGGCTTGGAGGCAAGCCTTCGACCTGA
- the miaB gene encoding tRNA (N6-isopentenyl adenosine(37)-C2)-methylthiotransferase MiaB: MADQPTSQSKKLYIETVGCQMNVLDSELVVARLRDDGYELTDDIDQADAILYNTCSVRQHAEDKIYSALGRIKHLKRRKPDLAVGVLGCMAQKDQGQILRRAPHVDVVIGPGQLGLVPELIAKAKAEASPQLAVSLARNAGSREHVTSSFDSYDADREPAVRPSPFQAYLRVMMGCDKFCTYCIVPSVRGPEQSRPPSAIVAEARLLAMQGVKEITLIGQTVNSYKHKEADGRITRLSDLLAQLHDVEGFERIKFITNFPNDMTDDLLQAVRDLPKVSRYIHVPAQSGCDLVLKRMKRMYTAAFYEDMLARLRETIPGSSVSSDFIVGFCGETEESFEKTVGLLERSRFKNSFIFKYSPRTGTKADDLFPDDVPEEVKRRRNHVLLDLQTAISLEDNRAFIGRETTVLVEGRSRSTTRKEGWDGGDQLTGRTHCDRIVVFDGPEELTGRMARVQIENASAVTLFGRIAQNQAASPI, translated from the coding sequence ATGGCCGACCAGCCGACCTCGCAGTCGAAGAAGCTCTACATCGAGACCGTCGGTTGTCAGATGAACGTGCTCGACAGCGAGCTCGTCGTCGCCCGTCTGCGCGACGACGGCTACGAACTGACCGACGACATCGACCAGGCCGACGCCATTCTCTACAACACCTGCTCGGTCCGCCAGCACGCCGAGGATAAGATCTACAGCGCCCTGGGCCGGATCAAGCACCTCAAGCGCAGGAAGCCCGACCTGGCGGTCGGAGTCCTGGGCTGCATGGCCCAGAAGGACCAGGGCCAGATCCTCCGCCGGGCCCCGCACGTCGACGTGGTGATCGGCCCCGGCCAGCTCGGCCTGGTCCCGGAGCTGATCGCCAAGGCCAAGGCCGAAGCCTCGCCCCAGCTCGCCGTCAGCCTGGCGCGGAACGCCGGCAGCCGGGAGCACGTCACGTCGAGCTTCGACAGCTACGACGCCGACCGCGAGCCCGCCGTCCGCCCCAGCCCGTTCCAGGCCTACCTCCGGGTCATGATGGGGTGCGACAAGTTCTGCACCTACTGCATCGTCCCGTCGGTCCGCGGCCCGGAGCAGAGCCGCCCGCCGTCGGCGATCGTCGCCGAGGCCCGCCTGCTCGCCATGCAGGGGGTCAAGGAGATCACCCTCATCGGCCAGACGGTCAACAGCTACAAGCACAAGGAGGCCGACGGCCGCATCACCCGGCTCTCCGACCTGCTCGCCCAGCTTCACGACGTCGAGGGCTTCGAGCGGATCAAGTTCATCACCAACTTCCCCAACGACATGACCGACGACCTGCTGCAGGCCGTCCGGGATCTCCCCAAGGTCTCGCGCTACATCCACGTCCCGGCGCAGAGCGGGTGCGACCTCGTCCTCAAGCGGATGAAGCGGATGTATACGGCCGCCTTCTACGAGGACATGCTGGCCCGGCTCCGGGAGACCATCCCCGGCTCGTCCGTCTCCAGCGACTTCATCGTCGGCTTCTGCGGAGAGACCGAAGAGTCGTTCGAGAAGACCGTCGGCCTGCTGGAACGCTCCCGGTTCAAGAACAGCTTCATCTTCAAGTACAGCCCCCGCACCGGCACCAAGGCCGACGACCTGTTCCCGGACGACGTGCCGGAGGAAGTCAAGCGCCGTCGCAACCACGTCCTGCTGGATCTCCAGACGGCGATCAGCCTGGAGGACAACCGGGCGTTCATCGGCCGGGAGACGACGGTCCTCGTCGAGGGCCGAAGCCGGTCGACGACCCGCAAGGAAGGCTGGGACGGCGGCGACCAGTTGACCGGGCGGACCCACTGCGACCGGATCGTCGTGTTCGACGGCCCCGAGGAGCTCACCGGCCGCATGGCGCGGGTCCAGATCGAGAACGCAAGCGCCGTGACCCTCTTCGGTCGCATCGCCCAGAACCAAGCCGCGAGTCCGATTTGA